The Catenulispora sp. MAP5-51 DNA window CACCTGCGGCGCGCCGTCGCGGTCAAGGTCCTCAAGACCGGCGCGGACCGCCCCGACTTCGCCGCGCGCTTCGCCGAGGAGGCACGGCTGCTGGCCGCGGTCGGCCATCCGAACCTCGTCCCGCTGTTGGACGCCGGCCGCGACGGCGCGTGGCGCTACCTCGTGATGCCGCTGATCCACGGCGAGGATCTGGCCCGGATCATCGGGCGCGGACCACTGCCGCCGGCGGAGGTCGCGCGGCTGGGAGTCGCGCTGGCCGACGCGCTGGACCACATCCACTCGCGCGGCATAGTCCATCGCGACCTGAAGCCGGCCAACGTCCTCGTGGAACCGGACGGCGGGATCTTCCTGGCCGACTTCGGGATCGCCCACGCGTGGGACGGGCCGGTGCACACCGGCAGCGGCCTGGTGGTGGGTACCGCCGGATACATGGCGCCGGAGCAGGCACAGGGCTCCGGCCCGATGCCCGCCTCGGACGTGTTCTGTCTCGGGCTGGTCCTGCTGGAAGCGCTCACCGGACAGCCTGAGTATCCCGGTCCGGCCCAGGACCGCATCGCCGGCGTGGTCACCAGGTCGCCGCGCATCCCGGCAGGACTTTCGCCGCGATGGCGTGCGCTGCTCGCCGCGACGCTGCGCCGCGAGCCCGAGAAGCGTCCGTCGGCGGGGCAACTGCGGGACCTGATCCGCGCGGAATGCGAGCAGGCCGCCCCGGCCGGGCCGGTCCACCCGCGGCACCGCCGGCCGGCCGAGACGACAGCACAGGCAGCACAGGCAGCACAGGCAGCGACAGCTCCGCCTCCCGCGCCACCGTTTATCGCCGATCCGACTGGACACCCGGAGGACTCCGCCGGATCCGCCGGATCGGTGGACACGGAGCGATGCGGGAGGAGCGACTTCAATGATCGAGACCTCAAGCGACGACGTCATAGCCGTCCTCACCCACGATCATCGGGAAATCCGGGCACTGTTCGACGAGCTGGCCAGGACGCGGGACAGCGCCGATCCGAAGCGGCGTAAGAACCTGGCCGACCGGGTCACGATCGAGCTCGTCCGGCACGCGACGGTCGAGGAGCAGTTCCTGTACCCCGCGGTGCGGCTCAACGTCGACGGCGGCGCGGACCTGGCCGACCGCGAGATCCACGAGCACGCGCTGGTCGAGCAGAGCCTGAAGGAACTCCACGGGATGCAGCCCGGCGACGCGGCGTTCGAGGCGACGCTGCAGCTCGTCGTCGACCTGGTCACCGTGCACATCGCCGAAGAGGAACGGATCCTGTTCCCCCGGCTGCGGTCCGTCTGCACCGCCGAGGACCTCGCGGCGATCGGCAAGATGGTCTCGGCGGCCAAGAAGCTCGCCCCCACCAGGCCCCATCCCGGCGCGCCCGACACGCCGCCGGGGAATCTCACCGCTCCCGGCCTCGGTGTCGTCGACCGGATCCGCGACGCGTTCAGCGGTCGCGGGCGCGAAGTCTGAGCTTGAAGCCAGAAGCCTGAAGCCTGAACACCCCGAAGGAGTAGCAGGGTGATGACGAACGAATTCGACGTCCACACCGCCACCGAGGCGGACCAGGAACTCGGCGAGGGCACCGCCGCCCGGCCGCGGGACGTCTCACTGCTCGACGACCAGCAGCGGGCGGCCTTCCTCGGCGAATGGCAGTCGGTGCAGACCGGTTTCGCCACCAGCCCGCAGCAAGCCGTCGAGGCCGCCGAACGGCTGGTGGCCGCGCTCGCCGAGAACGTCGCCCGCGTGGTCGCCGAGATCGCGGACTCGGTGAGAAGACCCGCCGCGGACCAAATTCCCGACGAGGAGACCTGGCGCGCGCAACTGCTGCGCTGTCGCGAGGCGTTCCATCTCCTCATCGACAGCTGACATCGCCGCGCGAAGCGGCATCGGGAGCACGACAAGCAGCGAACCAGAGGAGTGGTCACAGATGACGAACATCATCGACGAGAGTGTCGGCCTGCTCCAGGCAGCCGGACACAAGGTGCAGGACGGCGTCGGCGCTGTCCAGAAGCAGGCCCAGAAGCAAGCGCAGAAGCAGACGAAGAAGCGGAAGAAGTCCGCTTGGCCCATGCGCGTGATCGGCGTCGCGGCCTCCATAGCCGGGGCGGTGGCGGCGTTCTTCGCCGGCAGCAGGCTGGTTCGCTCCCGGCTCGGCCGGCGCGGGCGGTGATCCGCCGATGGGCATCCGATGAGCCCGGCTGTCGCCATGGACTACGGAAGCCCGCGGACGCGGCCGGGTGGATCGGAAACCGGACGGACCGTCGTCACGATCCACATACCGGCCCAGGCCGAGTACATCGCGGTCCTGCGCGGCGCGTGCGCGCAGCTCGCGCCGCGGCTGGGCTGCAGCCCGGCCGAGACCGCCGACCTGCAGTTGGTGGTGGACGAGGCGTGCGGGTTCCTGCTGCGCAACTGCCTCACGGCCGGCGACCCGGACCACGACGGCGGGCTGGCGGCGGCCTTCGTCGTCGAAGGCCCGAGCCTGCACATCACCCTGGAGATGCAGGCCGACGTTTTCATCTCCCCGGACGACGACGAGTTCGCCGACGCCATCCTCACCGCGCTGGTGGATCACTTCGCATGGCATGTGGAGGACTCGGCCGTCCGCGTGGAGATCCGGAAACAGCGCGCGGACGGGAGGCACGAATGAACACGACAGCCCTTGTGACCGACCAGGAACGGGCCCGCGAGTCCGTCGTGACCGACCAGGAACGGGCCCGCGAGCGGTCCGAGGCGCGGGACGCGCTGTTCCACCTGCACGAGCTTCCCGCTGACGACCCCGAGTACGAGGCCCTCGCTGTTGCACCGGCTGACCGGCCGGGAGAAGCGGATCCTGCTCATGCGCTACTTCCGGAACATGTCGCAGGCCGAGATCGGTGCCGAGCTGCACGTCTCGCAGATGCAGGTGTCGCGGCTGCTGTCCCAGATCCTGGAGCGGCCGCGGCATCGGCTGGGTGTGGCGGGCTGACCTGAGCGGACGCCCCGCCTGGGCTACGCACAGTCACGTTTGCCCGGGCACGGCCGGGGGCACGAGGGCCGTGTCGGGGTGTGAAGCCGCCACTCTGGCGGAGGTGAAGCCATGACGTGCGAAGAAGAGTTCAACGCCTTGCGGCGGGCCGAGAGGGATCTGGCCGCCTGGAGGCGACTGCATTCCGGCCCGGGCGACGTTCCCGAGGCCGAAGTCCGGCAGCGATCCGCGGAATTGAGCGCAGCTCTCCGCGAGCGGCAGGACGCCTACAACAGGTGCCGGGGTGCGAAGACCGCGCACGACGCCTTCGAGGCGCTGATGCGGGACGCATCCGGTGCACCGCTCGGTGGTGGTGCCGGGCCGCCCATGTAGGGCGCCGCCCGGCGCCGCACAGGAGAAGGGATCGAAATAGATGAACGACGTGACGAAGTCCGTGGATGTCCACGTCCCGCTTCGGACCGCCTACAACCAATGGACCGACGTCGAGTCCTTCCCGCACTTCATGTCCGGCGTCATCGCGGTGCGCCGGGTCGACGACCGGCACACGCACTGGGTGACCGAGGTCGGCGGCGCGCGGCGGGAGTTCGACGCCGAGATCGTCGAGCAGCTGCCCGATGAGCGCATCGCGTGGCGCAGCGTCGACGGCGACGTACGGCACGGAGGAGTCGTGACGTTCGAGCCGATCTCCGACCGCGAGACCCGGGTCACCGTGGACCTGGCCTGGGAACCGGGCGGATTGCTGGAGAAGGCCGGCGGCGCCGTCGGCTTGGACCGTCTCCAGATCCAGGCCGACCTTGAGCGGTTCCGCCAGTACGTGGAAGAGAAGTCGCCTGGCGACGGGACCGTCCCGGCCACCCCGGCCACTCCGAACAGCCCAGACACCCCGGCCACCCATGACGACGTCGTCGCCGTCCTGGTCTCCCAGCACGCCCAGCTGAAGGACCTGATGGCGCGGACCTCGAACGCCGAGGGGGATGAGAAGCACCGGCTGTTCTCCGAGGTCGTGCGCGAACTGCGCTCGCACGAGCTCGGCGAGCAGCGCGTGGTCCACCCCGTGACGCGCTCCTGCATCGAGAACGGCGAGCGGACGGCCGCCGACCGGCTGGGCGAGGAGGAGCGGGCCGACCAGCTGATCGCCGAAGCCGAAGTCGCGAACGTGACCGCGGACTCCGAGGAGTTCGACGCCTGGTTCGAGCGGCTGCGCAAGGCCGTCCTCAACCACGCCGAACACGAGGAACGCGAAGAGTTCCCGAAGCTGCGCCAGGAATTGAGCCCGGCTCGGCTGCACGCGATGGCCGACGAGTTGGTCGCGGTGCAGACCGCCGCGAATCTGGGTTAGACGACCCGGCTGGTGCCCCCGAAGCGAGCACGGACAACGGTTCCCTGCCCCGGCGCCGAGCGGATCTGCAACAGGTCGCACACCTGGTTGGCGATCCACAGCCCGGCCTTCCCGCCCAGCCCGCCGGAAGGCCGGCGCCGCCCGGCCAGGGGATCGGTGATCACACCGTCGTCCCGCACCTCGCACACCAGGGCCGCGACGTCGCGCCACAGGCGCAGGACACCCGCTCCCCCGCCGTACTTGATGCTGTTCGCCGCGAGCTCGCTGACGACCAGGACGGCGTCGTCCGCGCCCCGGCCGCCCAGCACGGGCTCGGCGAACTTCGCGACGTGAGCGCGCAGCTCCCTGAGGCCGGCCAGATCGAAGCCGAGTTCCCACACCGGCCCCGAGGGTTCCTCCAGGGGATCATCGGACATGGCGGTCTGGCCGAACCCGGATCGCGAGTAGCTGGCACTGGGTTCTCTGGTGTCGTGGTCGACGACGGTGGGATGGCTTTGCCGCGCGCCGTCGAGGACCGGCTGCGCCAGCGCTTCGGTGTCATAGGGACACAGCAGCCACCAGGCCGGTCCGTTGTCGAAGGCGGTGTTGAGCAGGTGCTCGTGGGTGCGGCATTCGGTGATCTCGCTGGGGGTGCGGCCGCTCCAGATCGGTTCGCCGATCCCCCGGAAGCCCCGCGGCGCGGGCAGGTTGCGGTCGACCCAGTCCTGCCAGGCCGGGATGATGCGGGCGGGGTTGCGGCCGGTGCCGGCCATGTCGAGGAACTCGACGCGGTCGGCGTCGCGGCCCAGCGCCCGCCGCAGCGCCGCGGCGCGGGCCGCGACGACGGCGACCAGCACCGCCTCGCCGGCGTCGAGCCCGTCGCGCACGAAGGCGGTGGCACCGGCCAGGAACTGCTCATCCCCGGAATACAGAAACGCCTCGTGGCGGAAGGACTCCGCCGGATCGAGGGTCTGAGCAGCGAAGGGAAGCCTGCTCATGCTCTCACCTCACCATGAACGACTGACCACGCATTACCGCTCCGGCGCGGGCTAAACGAACAAATGGGCGAGGAATGGCCGCGATCCGGCCTCGATTCGGTCACGCCGGACGCGCTCCGCGCCTGTCGCGAGCGCGCCCGCCGCCGGAGCTCGACAAACGATTCCGGTCTTGGCCCCGGCCGGTGCCCGCTGAGAATATGCTTCAGGACCCTTCGGTGCCCGAGTCGAACGTCTGGGTGAACCCACCCCCGAAGTCTAAAACACGAGACATAATTCATGTATCAGTTGACAGAGTTGTCGGCGATGCCGAAAGCTGGAGCCGCCACCGACGGCGGCCCGACGCCGCATCGGGGCCCATACCAAGGAGCCGGCCATGGAGTTCTCTAGTACCGCGACACGGATCGCGGACCGCGTGGTCCTCACCGTCGCCGGCGACGTCGACCTCGCCGCCCACGCCCGGTTCCAGAACGACCTCGACCAGGCCTGGGACGCCACCTGCGACCTGGTCATCGACTGCTCCCGCATCACCTTCCTGGACTCC harbors:
- a CDS encoding SRPBCC family protein → MNDVTKSVDVHVPLRTAYNQWTDVESFPHFMSGVIAVRRVDDRHTHWVTEVGGARREFDAEIVEQLPDERIAWRSVDGDVRHGGVVTFEPISDRETRVTVDLAWEPGGLLEKAGGAVGLDRLQIQADLERFRQYVEEKSPGDGTVPATPATPNSPDTPATHDDVVAVLVSQHAQLKDLMARTSNAEGDEKHRLFSEVVRELRSHELGEQRVVHPVTRSCIENGERTAADRLGEEERADQLIAEAEVANVTADSEEFDAWFERLRKAVLNHAEHEEREEFPKLRQELSPARLHAMADELVAVQTAANLG
- a CDS encoding serine/threonine-protein kinase → MSQGLLGNRYRLGERIGLGGAAEIYQAADFHLRRAVAVKVLKTGADRPDFAARFAEEARLLAAVGHPNLVPLLDAGRDGAWRYLVMPLIHGEDLARIIGRGPLPPAEVARLGVALADALDHIHSRGIVHRDLKPANVLVEPDGGIFLADFGIAHAWDGPVHTGSGLVVGTAGYMAPEQAQGSGPMPASDVFCLGLVLLEALTGQPEYPGPAQDRIAGVVTRSPRIPAGLSPRWRALLAATLRREPEKRPSAGQLRDLIRAECEQAAPAGPVHPRHRRPAETTAQAAQAAQAATAPPPAPPFIADPTGHPEDSAGSAGSVDTERCGRSDFNDRDLKRRRHSRPHPRSSGNPGTVRRAGQDAGQRRSEAA
- a CDS encoding anti-sigma factor RsbA family regulatory protein encodes the protein MSRLPFAAQTLDPAESFRHEAFLYSGDEQFLAGATAFVRDGLDAGEAVLVAVVAARAAALRRALGRDADRVEFLDMAGTGRNPARIIPAWQDWVDRNLPAPRGFRGIGEPIWSGRTPSEITECRTHEHLLNTAFDNGPAWWLLCPYDTEALAQPVLDGARQSHPTVVDHDTREPSASYSRSGFGQTAMSDDPLEEPSGPVWELGFDLAGLRELRAHVAKFAEPVLGGRGADDAVLVVSELAANSIKYGGGAGVLRLWRDVAALVCEVRDDGVITDPLAGRRRPSGGLGGKAGLWIANQVCDLLQIRSAPGQGTVVRARFGGTSRVV
- a CDS encoding hemerythrin domain-containing protein, translating into MIETSSDDVIAVLTHDHREIRALFDELARTRDSADPKRRKNLADRVTIELVRHATVEEQFLYPAVRLNVDGGADLADREIHEHALVEQSLKELHGMQPGDAAFEATLQLVVDLVTVHIAEEERILFPRLRSVCTAEDLAAIGKMVSAAKKLAPTRPHPGAPDTPPGNLTAPGLGVVDRIRDAFSGRGREV
- a CDS encoding sigma-70 family RNA polymerase sigma factor, coding for MHRLTGREKRILLMRYFRNMSQAEIGAELHVSQMQVSRLLSQILERPRHRLGVAG
- a CDS encoding ATP-binding protein is translated as MSPAVAMDYGSPRTRPGGSETGRTVVTIHIPAQAEYIAVLRGACAQLAPRLGCSPAETADLQLVVDEACGFLLRNCLTAGDPDHDGGLAAAFVVEGPSLHITLEMQADVFISPDDDEFADAILTALVDHFAWHVEDSAVRVEIRKQRADGRHE